In Amycolatopsis sp. EV170708-02-1, the following are encoded in one genomic region:
- a CDS encoding carboxyl transferase domain-containing protein, which produces MTDPLGWDGYADALARARERTGTDESVVWERAKIGGHEVVTIRFEFGFLGGSVGTRTGALLEEALDQARLHRLPVVSLLSTGGTRMQEGVPALRQLQRIARGLARLREEGLPHITVARHPTTGGVWASLGADADVVLAVPGAQVGFAGRRVRPPRYADDPAYTAENQFAAGYVDELVAEEAIADRLEVWLGLLTGGSRNRPADLPRALGALDPAPDGWRAVERARSADRPRADAYLRDYFDTRVTLRGGADDGAVCGIGSRGGRAIAFAAQTGTATAPGGFRSATRLIRLADRLGLPVLTLVDTPGAAADPAAEIGGAGNAIAGLFGTIASAQVPITTLVIGEGGSGGALAFCSADRIWLTPDACFSVIAPELAAGILKRGHEDVPALADALKPRPEDLLALGAIDGIAGPEPVTFVR; this is translated from the coding sequence ATGACTGACCCGCTGGGCTGGGACGGTTACGCCGATGCGCTGGCCCGCGCCAGGGAACGTACGGGCACGGACGAGTCGGTCGTCTGGGAGCGCGCGAAGATCGGCGGCCACGAGGTCGTGACGATCCGCTTCGAGTTCGGTTTCCTCGGCGGCTCGGTCGGCACCAGGACCGGCGCGCTGCTCGAAGAGGCGCTTGATCAGGCCCGCTTACACCGGCTTCCCGTCGTGTCCCTGTTGTCCACGGGCGGCACGCGGATGCAGGAAGGTGTTCCCGCGCTGCGGCAACTGCAACGGATCGCGCGCGGTCTCGCGCGGTTGCGGGAAGAAGGACTGCCGCACATCACCGTCGCGCGGCACCCCACCACCGGCGGGGTTTGGGCGTCACTCGGCGCCGACGCCGATGTCGTGCTCGCCGTGCCCGGCGCCCAGGTGGGCTTCGCCGGACGCCGGGTCCGGCCGCCGCGGTACGCCGACGATCCCGCTTATACGGCGGAAAACCAGTTCGCGGCCGGATATGTCGACGAACTGGTGGCCGAGGAGGCGATCGCCGACCGGCTGGAGGTCTGGCTCGGCCTGCTGACCGGCGGTTCCCGGAACCGTCCGGCGGATCTGCCTCGCGCGCTCGGCGCCCTCGATCCCGCGCCGGACGGCTGGCGGGCCGTCGAGCGTGCCCGATCGGCGGACCGGCCCCGCGCGGACGCCTACCTCCGCGACTACTTCGACACCCGCGTCACCCTCCGAGGCGGTGCCGACGACGGCGCCGTCTGCGGGATCGGCAGCCGGGGCGGACGGGCGATCGCGTTCGCGGCGCAGACCGGGACGGCGACCGCACCCGGCGGTTTCCGGTCGGCGACCCGGCTGATCCGTCTCGCCGACCGGCTGGGGCTGCCGGTACTGACACTCGTCGACACCCCGGGCGCGGCCGCCGATCCGGCGGCGGAGATAGGCGGCGCCGGGAACGCGATCGCCGGACTGTTCGGCACGATCGCGTCGGCGCAGGTGCCGATCACTACCCTGGTGATCGGTGAAGGAGGATCGGGCGGCGCGCTCGCCTTCTGCTCGGCGGACCGGATCTGGCTCACCCCGGACGCCTGTTTCTCCGTCATCGCCCCGGAACTGGCGGCCGGGATCCTCAAGCGGGGCCACGAAGACGTCCCCGCGCTCGCCGACGCGCTCAAGCCACGCCCCGAAGATCTGCTCGCCCTCGGTGCCATCGACGGCATCGCGGGACCGGAACCGGTCACCTTCGTGAGATAA
- a CDS encoding acyl-CoA synthetase: protein MLSGLTAGNDRAALRFGDESLTYGELASVAGPLAAGLAGRTRVAVWATPTLRTCVAIVAALTAGVPVVPINPKAGSRELAHIVADSAPDLVLAEPDAALPPELGALRRVPIELDTGGTPWRGGEPDPEAPAFVIYTSGTTGPPKGVLLPRRAVASNLDALAEIWDWTEADVLVHALPLFHVHGLILGVVGPLRRGGSLHHLGRFSSEAAAKELAGEGTMLFGVPTMYHRLAADCEADPALAAGVGAARLLVSGSAALPATDHERITAATGQRVVERYGMTETLMNCGVRATGDRRPGAVGPPVPGVELRLVDDAGEPLDGETVGEIEVRGPNLFLGYLNRPDATEAALHDGWFKTGDMAMRDPDGYVRIVGRRATDLIKSGGYKIGAGEIENALLEHPGVAEAAVTGEPDDDLGERIVAWIVPAADKPTAGELADHVAGLLSPHKRPRVVRYLEALPRNEMGKVLKRALHD, encoded by the coding sequence ATGCTGTCCGGACTGACCGCCGGGAACGACCGCGCCGCCCTGCGGTTCGGCGACGAATCCCTGACCTACGGCGAACTCGCGTCCGTCGCGGGCCCGCTCGCCGCCGGGCTGGCCGGTCGCACACGGGTCGCGGTGTGGGCGACACCGACACTGCGGACCTGTGTCGCGATCGTCGCCGCGCTGACCGCCGGGGTCCCGGTGGTGCCGATCAATCCGAAGGCCGGATCACGCGAACTGGCGCATATCGTCGCCGACAGCGCGCCGGATCTCGTGCTGGCCGAGCCGGATGCCGCGTTGCCGCCGGAACTCGGGGCGCTGCGGCGGGTTCCGATCGAGCTGGACACCGGAGGCACGCCATGGCGAGGCGGCGAACCGGATCCGGAGGCTCCGGCGTTCGTCATCTACACCTCGGGGACCACGGGGCCGCCGAAGGGGGTCCTCCTGCCGCGCCGGGCCGTGGCGTCGAATCTCGACGCGCTCGCCGAGATCTGGGACTGGACCGAAGCCGACGTCCTCGTGCACGCCCTCCCGCTCTTCCATGTGCACGGCCTGATCCTGGGCGTGGTCGGCCCGCTGCGTCGGGGCGGCTCGCTGCACCACCTCGGGCGGTTCTCGAGTGAAGCCGCCGCGAAGGAACTCGCCGGGGAAGGGACGATGCTCTTCGGTGTCCCGACGATGTATCACCGGCTGGCGGCCGACTGCGAGGCCGATCCCGCACTGGCCGCCGGGGTGGGCGCGGCGCGGCTGCTCGTCTCGGGTTCGGCGGCCCTGCCCGCGACCGATCACGAGCGGATCACCGCCGCGACCGGGCAACGGGTCGTCGAGCGGTACGGCATGACCGAGACACTGATGAACTGCGGCGTCCGCGCCACGGGTGACCGGCGGCCCGGCGCGGTCGGCCCGCCGGTGCCCGGTGTCGAACTGAGGCTGGTCGACGACGCCGGGGAACCGCTCGACGGCGAGACGGTCGGCGAGATCGAGGTCCGTGGGCCGAACCTGTTCCTCGGCTACCTGAACCGGCCGGACGCCACGGAAGCCGCGCTGCACGACGGATGGTTCAAGACCGGCGACATGGCGATGCGCGATCCGGACGGTTACGTGCGCATCGTGGGCCGCCGCGCCACCGACCTGATCAAGAGCGGCGGCTACAAGATCGGCGCGGGCGAGATCGAAAACGCGCTGCTGGAGCATCCGGGGGTCGCCGAAGCGGCCGTCACCGGGGAACCGGACGACGACCTCGGCGAGCGCATCGTGGCCTGGATCGTCCCCGCCGCGGACAAGCCGACGGCGGGCGAACTCGCCGACCACGTCGCCGGGCTGCTGTCACCGCATAAGCGGCCGCGTGTGGTGCGCTACCTGGAAGCGTTGCCCCGCAACGAGATGGGCAAGGTCCTCAAGCGGGCGCTCCATGACTGA